The DNA segment GCCCCGCGCCTGGTGGTGCTGGACACGATGAACCTGTGGATCGAAACGACCCGCGACGAGCTGTCGGCGGTACTGCGCAGGGTCGACGTGCTGCTGCTCAACGACGGCGAAGCGCGCATGCTCTCGGGGAGGGCCGGGCTGGCCGAGGCGGCGGCGGCGATTCGCGAGATGGGCCCCGGCCGCGTCGTGATCAAGAAGGGCGAGCACGGCGCGCTCTATTTCGGACCGGATTCGATGCTGGCGGTACCCGCGGTGCTGCTGCCCGAAGTCGTAGATCCGACCGGCGCCGGGGACACCTTCGCGGGCGGTTTCGTGGGCCATCTGGCGGCCGCCGGCGCGGACCGCCTCAGCGGTGAAAGCGTTTTCCGTCAGGCCATGCTGAGCGGCACGGCGATGGCCAGTTTCTGTCCACAGGCCTTCAGCGTCGAATGCCTCTGTAACCTGACGGACGCCGATATCGAGGCTCGCGTGGCGCGCTTGCGCGAGATGATGACGCCTTGACTCCGGATTGATTTCTTTTTTTGCGCTCAGGTACGATCATATGTTGTACGCGTCTCGGTCTCTCTGCTAGAATCCCGCACGATGGACCACGCATGAACATGGCCTCATGGAGGAGATCGGGGGCTCACCTTGGAAGAGCAGCACGACGATCGCGGGTGGGTGCGTGACGCCGAACGCTGGATCTGCCAGATCCAGGGCGTTCGCCAGTGCCGGATAGATCTCGACGACGAGGGGGAGGTGACCGGCGTACACGTCGTGTCGTACTCCTCGCGCGACCCCCGTCACATCGTGCGGGACGTCGAGGGTCTGTTGAAGGCCCGTCTGAATCTCGACGTCTACTACAAGAAGATAGGCGTGGTGCAGATCCTCGATCAGGACCAGCCCTCGCCGCAGGAGCGTCCGGCCGCGCCCGCCCGTGTCGACGCGTCCGGACCGCCCGCCGCTCGCGCCCAGACGCACCCGGGGACTCCGCACCAGCCTGTCGCGGCAGCCGCGGGGATCAAGACGTTGCCACACCCGGCCGTGCTCGTGGAGGAAGCCCCGCAGGCGCGCGTGGAATGCGCCGGCGTCTCCCTGGAGAGCCGGGGGCCGATGCTGCGCGCCGTCGTCGCCCTCGCCCGCGGGGGAGCCGAGGCGCGGCGCGAGGAGGAAGGCCCCAATCATCCCGGCATGGATTCGCAGCTCCTGGCCCGGGCCACGGTGCGCGCTCTCCAGGATCTCGTGGACGAGCCGGTCACCCTGAGTCTCGCCGACCTGCGCGTCGCGGAGATCGCGGGCGAGCGTCTGACCGTGGCGGCCGTCGATCTGGTCGAGGGCCGCCGGAGCGAGCGATTCTACGGGTGTTGCTCCCGGCGATTCAATGCCCGGGAGTCGAGTGTCTATGCCGTTCTGGACGCCCTCAACCGGCGCCTGACCCTGTTCAATTTCAAGGAGGAGCCCACGGGACCGCGTAACTGACATTGCAGGACCGGCGCCGCCCTTTCAACCGAGCGGAGCGGAACGGATCCGAAAGACCGAGCGGAGCGAGTCATCTTGGTGCTGCAACCGAGTACGTTCACCGGAACGGAGGTGACATCATGCTCGACTTCATCTTAGGTCTGTTCTATAGGTGGGAGTGGTAACAACCATGCTCACGCCGGTGCCGGTCCTGCATGACCCCTCAAGCGCCTAGCATCATCTGCCGAAACAAGTATCATGAGGAAACGGCACGGTACGAGGGGCCGGTTCCGCTCTGGCGATTCGCACGCGGGCGCGCTCGCGCAACCCGCCGAGGCAGTTCGAACGAGGGAACGTCGTTGGCAACACCCCGCCCACTCAGAGACCGCAGGGTCTTCTCCCTGTACTACTACGCGGTCCTCGCGGTGGGTCTGGGTCTGCTCACTTATCTCGTCCTCACGCAGCGTCCGGCGCGGGCGGAATGGCTCGGCTGGGCCTTCTATTTCCTGGTGCTCCTGGTGGCGGACACCAAGATGTCCGAGGCCCAGATGCGCGGCGGCGGCAAGATCCTGTCCTCGCGCACCCTCGCTTTGTCCATGCTCGTGCTCTTCGGACCGCTGGTCGCGGTGGTCATGGATGCCTGCTCCACGCTCGTCCGCGGCCTGGTGCTGCGCTCGACGCCGCCCCGCAAGATGTTCTTCAACATGTCCATGCTGGCCATCGCCGCCGGCCTGGCCGGACTCACCTATCACGCCCTGCCCTTCAGCGGTGAATTCGGCAACGCCCTGTTCCTGATGCCCCTGATGGTCACGCTGCTGGCCTACTCGCTGGTCAACAGCACCATCGTGACCGGGATCATGAGCCTCGACCGGCAGATCCCCTTCCGCGAGGTATGGCACCGCGACATCCGCTGGGGTGCGGTCGCCGGCCTGATGGAGCTGCCGTTCACCGCCATCGTCATCCTGCTCTACCGGCAGGCCGGACCCTGGACGCTCCTGATCTACCTGCCGATCATCTGGGTCGTCTTCGCCATGAGCCGCGCGCACAAGCAGCAGAAGGAAGCACACATGGCGTCGATCGCCGTGCTGGCGACGACCCTCGAGGCCGACGAGCCCTACACTCACGGCCACAGCTACCGGGTCTCTCAGTACGCCATCACGATCGGAAGGGCCATGGCCATGTCGCCGCCCGACCTGGAACTGCTGGAGTACGGCGGACTGCTGCACGACATAGGCAAGATCGCCATCACCAACGACATCATCTGCAAGCCGGGACGGCTGACCGACGAGGAATTCGCAACCCTGGCGGAACACCCGGCCATCGGCGCGCGCATCGTGGAGCAGATCAAGTTCCTGCCGAAGACGGTGGACCTGGTGCGCCACCACCACGAGCGACCGGACGGCAAGGGCTATCCCGACGGCCTGCGCGGCGAGGAGATAAGTCTCGGCGCCAACATCCTCAACGTCTGCGACGCCTTCGATGCCATGACCAGCGACCGTTCCTACCGCCAGGCGCTACCTCTGGACAGGGCGCTGAACGAACTGCGCAAGTACCGCGGTTCCCAGTTCCACGCCGACGTCGTCGACACGGTCATCAGCCTCTACGACCGCGGGGAATTCGACATCATCCCCGATTCCGACGTGGAGAAGGTGATCCGGCAGATCCAGCAGGTGGCTCATCCCGTCCCGGCCAAGGTCCACACCGCCACCGAAACGGAAGTCCATGAAATACGCGGATAGCGGCGTGGATATCGACGCCGCCCAGAAGGCTCTCGCGCGCGCCCGGGAAGCCGTGCGTTCCACGTGGGACGAACGCGTGCGCAGCGACCTGGGCGCCTTCGGCGGTCTCTACCGTCCCGCACCCGGCGAACCCCTGCTGGCCGCCAGCGTCGACGGCGTGGGCACCAAGGTCAAGATCGCGGCTCTGGCCGGCCGCTACGACACCGTGGGACAGGATCTGGTCAACCACTGCGTGAACGACATCCTGGTCCAGGGCGCAGAGCCGTTGTTCTTCCTCGACTATTTCGCCACCGGCAAGCTGCGCGGCGACGTGCTCGAGCAGGTCTTGACGGGATTCGCCCGGGCCTGCCGGGAGAACGGCTGCGCCCTGCTCGGCGGCGAGACCGCCGAGATGCCCGGCGTCTACGGCGACGATGACTTCGACCTGGCCGGCTGCATCGTGGGCCGGGTGGAGGAGCGGCATGTGATCGACGGCTCCGCCATCGCCGCAGGGGACCGGCTCTGGGGCTTGCCGAGCACGGGACTGCACACCAACGGCTACTCCCTGGCCCGGCGCGTCTTTTTCGAGGTGGCGGGCTGCGCGGTCGAAGACAGGCCTGCGGAACTCGGCGGCGAGACGGTGGCGGATGCCCTGCTGGCCATCCACCGCAGCTACCTGCCCGAGGTGCGCGCGCTGTGGCGCGAACTGGGCCGCGGGCGGGTCCATGGCCTGGCCCACATCACCGGCGGCGGTTTCACGGACAACATTCCCCGCATCGTGCCGGACGGCCTGTGCGCGCGCGTGGACACCACGTCGTGGCCTGTCCCGCCCCTGTTCCGCTACCTGCAGGAGAAGGGGGAGATACCCGCCGACGAGATGTACCGCGTCTTCAACATGGGCATGGGCATGGTGGTCTTCCTGCCGGCGGACGTCGACCGGCGGCCGCTCGGGCGCCTGGGCGCGCTCCCCATCGGCGAGGTCGTCGCCGGAGATGCCAAGGTCGTCGTCGCGTTGTAACCCACCCCGGCCGGCGTGCCGTTCCGGTGACAGGTCCCGAAATATTTGCGGTCCGCGGCGCTAGCCCGGGCCGCTTCCTCCTTGGGACACCGGCGCAGCCCGGCGGTTGTCGTTCGACCGCAAAGGCCTTGAATTAGCGCATGAAGTGGATCTCGCATAAGCCTGAAAATACATGAAGATACGAAATATGTGTGGATAACGGCACGTGGGGCGTTCCTCCTGCATGTCCGGATTCGGTCTGGGAGGTTCAGCCATGCGCGACTGCGAGGCTTTCTGGGATCATGAACTGCGGAGTTTCCCCTGCGGAGGGGGCTGTAGCCGACTCTGGGTCGTGCGCACCCGCACAGGAGAGGCCGGGATCTCGTCGCTGCGGATCCTTCTGGATCGCTCCTGGTGCGCCGGGAACGGCTTGCCGGCGAACCTCGACCGTCCCCCGCTGGGCGCTCTCTGGCGCGCCGCCATGGACCAGGATCCCTGCGAGCGCCGGTTGCAGAACGGGGCGGACCGGGACGCGTGGCGTCTTCTCGTGGAACCGGTCTCGGCTGCGGGCGACCATGCCGGCGCGGTGGCCGCGCTCTGCGCCGAAGGAGAGCCCTGGACCGGGTCCGTAACCTTCTGGGTGCGCGCCTTCGCCCGCAAGCTCGCACCCCTGCTGGACAGCCTGCAGCCGGCGCTCGCTTGTGGCGCCGGTTTGCCGTCGGATCCCGGACAGGCCAGCCTCTTTCCCCTCGAGTTCCGTCCGGCCAGCGGCGCTTCCGATGTCGCGAAAAGCGGTCCACCCACGGTATCCCTGCCGCAGCCCGTCTTCGTGGACGGCGTGCCGGGCGTCGTCGGGGTCTCCCGCGAGATGACCGACTGCTGCCGGGAGGTCGTCTCGGTGGCGGGCAGCCAGGTCAACGTCCTGTTGCACGGTGAGAGCGGCACGGGCAAGGAGGTGCTCGCGCGGGCCGTCCACCGTCTGGGACCGCGGCGCGACCGTCGTTTCATCGGCGTCAACTGCGCCGCCCTGCCGGAGACCCTCTTCGAGAGAGAGCTCTTCGGGCACAAGGCGGGCGCCTTCACCGGCGCCGGCAAGGAGAAGATCGGTCTGCTCGAAGCAGCGGATGGCGGCACCTTCTTCCTGGACGAGATCGGGGACATGCCCGCGTCCCTGCAGATCAAGCTCTTGCGCGTGATGCAGGAGAAGCGGCTCAGACGCATCGGGGAACTGCGCAGCCGGTCGGTCGACGTACGCTTCGTGGCGGCCTCGCACAAGGATCTCGAGGCCGAGATCGCCGCCGGTCGCTTCCGCCTGGACCTGTACTACCGGCTGAAGGTGGTCCAGATCACGATTCCCCCCTTGCGGCTGCGCCCCGAGGATCTGACCCATCTGCTGGCCCACATGCTCGTGCGGCGGGGCCGCGCGCCAGAGAGCGTCGAGGTGACCGAGACGGCCCTGGCCGCCCTGCAGGCCTACCGTTGGCCGGGCAACGTGCGCGAACTGGAGAACGAGGTGCTGCGCTGGCTGGCGCTATCCCCCGGGGAATCCGTCATGGCGCTGGATCAGCTCTCGGTCGCCGTGCAGCGGGCGGCGGGCCGCTCGGTGGACCCGGCGGACCTGGCAACCCTGCGCCCCATGGAGGAGGCCACCGAGCTGCTGGAACGTTTTCTGATCCGCAAGGCCATCGGTGCCAGTGGCGGCCTGAAATCCGTGGCCGCGAAACGGCTGGGCCTGTCGCGCCAGGGGCTCTACAAGAAGATCCGCCGCTATGGCATGCGCGACCTGTTGCAAGCGGCCAGGTGAGCGGCTATGATCCACCCATGTTGCGACAGGGT comes from the bacterium genome and includes:
- a CDS encoding sugar kinase translates to MSILVVGSVAYDTVETPHETRERQLGGSASFFSLAASHFVPVRAVGVVGDDFRHEDLDLLSSRGVDVTGVTRASGDTFHWSGRYHDDMIERDTLSTELGVFQDFQPVLPRGWETTPYLFLANIHPALQGVVCDSLVAPRLVVLDTMNLWIETTRDELSAVLRRVDVLLLNDGEARMLSGRAGLAEAAAAIREMGPGRVVIKKGEHGALYFGPDSMLAVPAVLLPEVVDPTGAGDTFAGGFVGHLAAAGADRLSGESVFRQAMLSGTAMASFCPQAFSVECLCNLTDADIEARVARLREMMTP
- a CDS encoding HD-GYP domain-containing protein — translated: MATPRPLRDRRVFSLYYYAVLAVGLGLLTYLVLTQRPARAEWLGWAFYFLVLLVADTKMSEAQMRGGGKILSSRTLALSMLVLFGPLVAVVMDACSTLVRGLVLRSTPPRKMFFNMSMLAIAAGLAGLTYHALPFSGEFGNALFLMPLMVTLLAYSLVNSTIVTGIMSLDRQIPFREVWHRDIRWGAVAGLMELPFTAIVILLYRQAGPWTLLIYLPIIWVVFAMSRAHKQQKEAHMASIAVLATTLEADEPYTHGHSYRVSQYAITIGRAMAMSPPDLELLEYGGLLHDIGKIAITNDIICKPGRLTDEEFATLAEHPAIGARIVEQIKFLPKTVDLVRHHHERPDGKGYPDGLRGEEISLGANILNVCDAFDAMTSDRSYRQALPLDRALNELRKYRGSQFHADVVDTVISLYDRGEFDIIPDSDVEKVIRQIQQVAHPVPAKVHTATETEVHEIRG
- the purM gene encoding phosphoribosylformylglycinamidine cyclo-ligase gives rise to the protein MKYADSGVDIDAAQKALARAREAVRSTWDERVRSDLGAFGGLYRPAPGEPLLAASVDGVGTKVKIAALAGRYDTVGQDLVNHCVNDILVQGAEPLFFLDYFATGKLRGDVLEQVLTGFARACRENGCALLGGETAEMPGVYGDDDFDLAGCIVGRVEERHVIDGSAIAAGDRLWGLPSTGLHTNGYSLARRVFFEVAGCAVEDRPAELGGETVADALLAIHRSYLPEVRALWRELGRGRVHGLAHITGGGFTDNIPRIVPDGLCARVDTTSWPVPPLFRYLQEKGEIPADEMYRVFNMGMGMVVFLPADVDRRPLGRLGALPIGEVVAGDAKVVVAL
- a CDS encoding sigma 54-interacting transcriptional regulator, whose translation is MRDCEAFWDHELRSFPCGGGCSRLWVVRTRTGEAGISSLRILLDRSWCAGNGLPANLDRPPLGALWRAAMDQDPCERRLQNGADRDAWRLLVEPVSAAGDHAGAVAALCAEGEPWTGSVTFWVRAFARKLAPLLDSLQPALACGAGLPSDPGQASLFPLEFRPASGASDVAKSGPPTVSLPQPVFVDGVPGVVGVSREMTDCCREVVSVAGSQVNVLLHGESGTGKEVLARAVHRLGPRRDRRFIGVNCAALPETLFERELFGHKAGAFTGAGKEKIGLLEAADGGTFFLDEIGDMPASLQIKLLRVMQEKRLRRIGELRSRSVDVRFVAASHKDLEAEIAAGRFRLDLYYRLKVVQITIPPLRLRPEDLTHLLAHMLVRRGRAPESVEVTETALAALQAYRWPGNVRELENEVLRWLALSPGESVMALDQLSVAVQRAAGRSVDPADLATLRPMEEATELLERFLIRKAIGASGGLKSVAAKRLGLSRQGLYKKIRRYGMRDLLQAAR